A DNA window from Allokutzneria albata contains the following coding sequences:
- a CDS encoding phosphotransferase: MSTLQAQDVAEVFGLGQARARLRAVPGGHVHRMWRLDTDRGSYAVKEMNRQDNPEWMPWLQAAWRLELAAWHARIRMPEPVPPPGGGVVAEVPVADGPPATVRVHRWVNGRSISQPIDAIVGNWAGRTLAALHSLAMPAEPRWAFPPTGTTEATRWQELVELSKDAGAEWGGDLAALAPVVEEIYDLTQIAATRWLPDVLTHADLRAKNVLVAATGPVLVDWDMAAAKVPREDLAGCALSVSGWNQDDGPVRETLRQVIAGYRAAGGALERPLDVVDAAGDLGNEVDWVAAVARRAIGQGAQGPDDMERSAKLIPGLIRALPNKLLAARSLRWLLADQF, from the coding sequence ATGAGCACGTTGCAGGCGCAGGACGTGGCGGAGGTCTTCGGACTCGGCCAGGCCCGCGCCCGGCTGCGTGCCGTTCCCGGCGGCCACGTCCACCGGATGTGGCGACTGGACACCGATCGCGGGTCGTACGCGGTCAAGGAGATGAACCGCCAGGACAACCCGGAGTGGATGCCGTGGTTGCAGGCGGCGTGGCGGCTGGAGCTGGCGGCCTGGCACGCGCGGATCCGGATGCCGGAGCCCGTGCCCCCGCCCGGCGGCGGCGTGGTGGCCGAGGTGCCGGTGGCCGACGGTCCCCCGGCGACGGTGCGCGTGCACCGCTGGGTGAACGGCCGCTCGATCAGCCAGCCCATCGACGCGATCGTGGGCAACTGGGCCGGGCGGACGCTGGCCGCGCTGCACTCGCTGGCCATGCCCGCCGAGCCGCGCTGGGCCTTCCCGCCGACCGGGACCACCGAGGCGACCCGCTGGCAGGAGCTGGTGGAGCTGTCCAAGGACGCCGGGGCGGAGTGGGGCGGCGACCTGGCCGCGCTGGCCCCGGTGGTGGAGGAGATCTACGACCTCACCCAGATCGCGGCCACCCGCTGGCTGCCGGACGTGCTCACGCACGCGGACCTGCGGGCGAAGAACGTGCTGGTCGCGGCGACGGGCCCGGTGCTGGTGGACTGGGACATGGCCGCGGCCAAGGTGCCCAGGGAGGACCTGGCGGGCTGCGCGCTGTCGGTGTCCGGGTGGAACCAGGACGACGGCCCGGTGCGGGAGACGCTGCGCCAGGTCATCGCCGGGTACCGGGCCGCGGGCGGTGCGCTGGAGCGCCCGCTGGACGTGGTCGACGCGGCCGGGGACCTGGGCAACGAGGTGGACTGGGTGGCCGCGGTGGCGCGCCGGGCGATCGGCCAGGGCGCGCAGGGCCCCGACGACATGGAGCGCAGCGCGAAGCTGATCCCGGGTCTGATCCGGGCGCTGCCGAACAAGCTGCTGGCCGCGCGCAGCCTCCGCTGGCTGCTGGCCGACCAGTTCTGA
- the argJ gene encoding bifunctional glutamate N-acetyltransferase/amino-acid acetyltransferase ArgJ, with protein MTSSLPLRSAGVTAPAGFRAAGIHAGIKASGKKDLTLVVNDGPLDVASGVFTTNKVKAAPVLWSQQVLTQHRVRAVVLNSGCANACTGPEGFQDTHATAEKVAEVLDCGAGEVAVCSTGLIGERIPMDALLPGVDAVAAALASTNEAGVDAATAVMTTDSVPKYAELSHQGFSVGGFAKGAGMCAPNMATMLSVITTDAVIDAELADAALRAAVGTTFNRLTVDSSTSTNDTVLLLASGASGVTPTADEFTGVLTAVCRDLVLQLQADAEGVTKHVSVTVSGATDDADAERVARAVADDPLVKTAFFGSDPNWGRIAMAVGKADAAVDPDRLDITLNGVKVCAGGVRGEDRSLADLSGKEITVLVELGLGAGTATVLTTDLSHAYVEENSAYSS; from the coding sequence GTGACCAGTTCCCTGCCGCTCCGCTCCGCCGGGGTCACCGCACCGGCGGGCTTCCGCGCCGCGGGCATCCACGCGGGCATCAAGGCCTCCGGCAAGAAGGACCTCACGCTCGTCGTCAACGACGGACCGCTCGACGTCGCCTCGGGAGTGTTCACCACCAACAAGGTCAAGGCCGCGCCCGTGCTGTGGTCGCAGCAGGTGCTCACCCAGCACCGGGTGCGCGCGGTCGTGCTCAACTCCGGATGCGCCAACGCCTGCACCGGACCGGAGGGCTTCCAGGACACCCACGCCACCGCGGAAAAGGTGGCCGAGGTCCTGGACTGCGGAGCCGGGGAGGTCGCGGTCTGCTCCACCGGCCTGATCGGCGAGCGCATCCCGATGGACGCGCTGCTGCCCGGTGTCGACGCGGTGGCCGCCGCGCTCGCGAGCACGAACGAGGCCGGGGTCGACGCCGCGACCGCGGTGATGACCACCGACTCCGTTCCCAAGTACGCCGAGCTGAGCCACCAGGGCTTCTCGGTCGGCGGCTTCGCCAAGGGCGCGGGCATGTGCGCCCCCAACATGGCGACGATGCTCAGCGTCATTACGACCGACGCGGTGATCGACGCGGAACTGGCCGACGCCGCACTGCGCGCCGCGGTCGGCACGACGTTCAACCGGCTCACCGTCGACAGCTCCACCTCCACCAACGACACCGTGCTGTTGCTGGCCTCCGGAGCCTCTGGCGTAACGCCAACCGCCGACGAGTTCACCGGCGTGCTGACCGCGGTCTGCCGGGACCTTGTGCTTCAGCTGCAGGCCGACGCCGAGGGCGTCACCAAGCATGTCAGCGTCACCGTCTCCGGCGCGACCGACGACGCCGACGCGGAACGCGTTGCCCGCGCGGTCGCCGACGACCCGCTGGTCAAGACCGCGTTCTTCGGCTCCGACCCGAACTGGGGGCGGATCGCGATGGCCGTGGGCAAGGCGGACGCGGCCGTCGATCCGGACCGGTTGGACATCACCCTCAACGGCGTCAAGGTCTGCGCGGGCGGCGTGCGCGGCGAGGACCGTTCGCTCGCCGACCTCTCCGGCAAGGAGATCACCGTGCTCGTCGAGCTCGGCCTCGGCGCGGGCACGGCGACCGTGCTCACCACGGACCTCTCGCACGCGTACGTCGAAGAGAACTCGGCCTATTCCTCATGA
- the argC gene encoding N-acetyl-gamma-glutamyl-phosphate reductase, with product MAIRVAVAGASGYAGGELLRLLLGHPEVEIGALTAGGNAGTPLGAHQPHLAPLADRTLVETSAEQLAGHDVVFLALPHGHSAEIAARLGQDVLVVDCGADYRLADAAAWQRWYGGEHAGTWPYGLPELPGRREELRGARRIAVPGCYPTVTSIALAPALAAGLIAPEVVVVAASGTSGAGKSLKPNLLGSEVMGSVSTYSVGGAHRHTPEMTQNLSAVAGRPVSVSFTPLLVPMSRGILATCSAPVADGVDAARVREVYAKYCADEPFVHLLPEGSWPATSSTLGANTVHLQVTVDADAGRLVVVGAEDNLTKGTAGGAVQCMNIALDLPETTGLPTVGVAP from the coding sequence ATGGCAATTCGGGTCGCGGTCGCCGGTGCGAGCGGGTATGCGGGCGGGGAGCTGCTGCGGCTGCTCCTCGGGCATCCCGAGGTGGAGATCGGCGCGCTCACGGCGGGCGGCAACGCGGGCACGCCGCTCGGCGCGCACCAGCCGCATCTTGCTCCGCTCGCCGACCGCACGCTGGTCGAGACCAGCGCGGAACAGCTCGCCGGGCACGACGTCGTCTTCCTCGCCCTGCCGCACGGGCACTCCGCCGAGATCGCCGCGCGCCTCGGTCAGGACGTGCTCGTCGTGGACTGCGGCGCCGACTACCGGCTCGCCGACGCCGCCGCGTGGCAGCGCTGGTACGGCGGCGAGCACGCCGGGACCTGGCCCTACGGGCTGCCCGAGCTGCCGGGCAGGCGGGAGGAGCTGCGCGGCGCGCGCCGGATCGCGGTGCCCGGCTGCTACCCGACCGTCACCTCGATCGCACTGGCCCCGGCGCTGGCGGCCGGACTGATCGCGCCGGAGGTGGTCGTCGTCGCGGCCTCCGGCACCTCCGGGGCGGGCAAGAGCCTCAAGCCGAACCTGCTCGGCTCCGAGGTCATGGGGTCGGTCAGCACCTACTCCGTCGGCGGCGCGCACCGCCACACCCCGGAGATGACGCAGAACCTCTCGGCGGTCGCGGGCCGGCCGGTGTCCGTGTCCTTCACGCCGCTGCTGGTGCCGATGTCCCGCGGCATCCTCGCGACCTGCAGCGCCCCGGTCGCCGACGGCGTGGACGCGGCCCGCGTGCGCGAGGTCTACGCGAAGTACTGCGCCGACGAGCCGTTCGTCCACCTGCTCCCGGAGGGCAGCTGGCCCGCCACCTCCTCGACGCTCGGCGCGAACACCGTCCACCTCCAGGTCACCGTGGACGCCGACGCGGGCCGCCTCGTGGTGGTCGGCGCCGAGGACAACCTGACCAAGGGCACCGCCGGCGGAGCCGTGCAGTGCATGAACATCGCTCTCGACCTGCCGGAGACCACCGGCCTGCCCACCGTGGGAGTAGCACCGTGA
- the argB gene encoding acetylglutamate kinase yields MNVKRAAEKAAVLIEALPWLQRFHGAIVVVKYGGNAMVDDELKHAFAQDMVFLRTAGLHPVVVHGGGPQITAMLDRLGIPGEFQGGLRVTTPETMDVVRMVLVGQVGRELVGLINKHGPHAIGMSGEDANLFTAQRRTATVDGEPVDIGLVGDVVSVNPDAVLDIIHAGRIPVVSSVAPDPEGVVHNVNADTAAAALAIALKAEKLVVLTDVEGLYADWPDKSSLIDRIDAEALEGMLPDLASGMVPKMEACLRAVRGGVPSAHVIDGRLAHSVLLEVFTSSGIGTMVTPGKEQQ; encoded by the coding sequence ATGAACGTCAAGCGCGCAGCGGAAAAAGCCGCTGTTCTCATCGAAGCCCTGCCGTGGCTCCAACGCTTCCACGGCGCGATCGTCGTCGTGAAGTACGGCGGCAACGCCATGGTCGACGACGAGCTGAAGCACGCGTTCGCGCAGGACATGGTCTTCCTGCGGACCGCGGGCCTGCACCCGGTCGTCGTGCACGGCGGAGGCCCGCAGATCACCGCGATGCTCGACCGCCTCGGCATCCCCGGCGAGTTCCAGGGCGGCCTCCGCGTGACCACGCCGGAGACCATGGACGTGGTGCGCATGGTGCTGGTCGGCCAGGTCGGGCGCGAGCTCGTCGGCCTGATCAACAAGCACGGCCCGCACGCGATCGGCATGTCCGGCGAGGACGCGAACCTCTTCACCGCGCAGCGGCGCACCGCCACCGTTGACGGCGAGCCGGTGGACATCGGCCTGGTCGGCGACGTGGTCTCGGTGAACCCGGACGCGGTGCTCGACATCATCCACGCCGGGCGCATCCCGGTCGTCTCCAGTGTCGCCCCGGACCCGGAAGGCGTCGTGCACAACGTCAACGCCGACACCGCCGCGGCCGCGCTGGCCATCGCGCTCAAGGCCGAGAAGCTCGTCGTGCTCACCGACGTCGAGGGCCTCTACGCGGACTGGCCGGACAAGTCCTCGCTGATCGACAGGATCGACGCCGAAGCGCTCGAGGGCATGCTCCCGGACCTCGCCAGCGGCATGGTGCCGAAGATGGAGGCGTGCCTGCGCGCGGTCCGCGGCGGCGTCCCCAGCGCCCACGTCATCGACGGCAGGCTCGCCCACTCGGTGCTGCTCGAAGTCTTCACCAGCTCGGGAATCGGAACCATGGTCACCCCAGGGAAGGAGCAACAGTGA
- a CDS encoding ATP-dependent DNA ligase — protein MALPLTPPVLPMLAGPADAVSDEGGLWYEPKWDGFRCIVFRDGDEVYLQSRNGKDLARYFPEMCAALLAELPERIVVDGELVIDRDGELDFDALTERIHPAKSRITLLSEQTPARFIGFDLLAVGDENLLDQPFSARRKRLEEVLPQGERVHITPVTDDPATAREWFTLFEGAGLDGLIGKPAEAPYSPGKRVLTKIKHARTADCVVAGFRWHVKTEPGTAVGSLLLGLHDERGVLHHVGVVGSFPMARRRALVEELAELRVNAAEGHPWLGEHTDRRLPGGENRWRKGEQAWEPLRPERVLEISYSQTEGAHPARLRHNGQFARWRPDRDAASCRYDQLEQPARYDLPSVLSGEVRPAD, from the coding sequence ATGGCGCTGCCGTTGACTCCCCCGGTCCTGCCCATGCTGGCCGGCCCAGCCGACGCGGTCTCCGACGAGGGCGGCCTCTGGTACGAGCCGAAGTGGGACGGGTTCCGGTGCATCGTGTTCCGGGACGGCGACGAGGTGTACCTGCAGTCGCGCAACGGCAAGGACCTGGCGCGCTACTTCCCGGAGATGTGCGCGGCGCTGCTGGCCGAGCTGCCGGAGCGGATCGTCGTCGACGGTGAGCTGGTGATCGACCGCGACGGGGAGCTGGACTTCGACGCGCTGACCGAGCGGATCCACCCGGCGAAGAGCCGGATCACCCTGCTCAGTGAACAAACGCCCGCCCGGTTCATTGGTTTCGACCTGCTCGCGGTGGGCGACGAGAACCTGCTCGACCAGCCGTTCAGCGCGCGCCGCAAGCGGCTGGAGGAGGTGCTGCCGCAGGGCGAGCGGGTGCACATCACGCCGGTAACGGACGACCCGGCCACCGCGCGGGAGTGGTTCACGCTGTTCGAGGGCGCGGGGTTGGACGGGTTGATCGGCAAGCCCGCCGAGGCGCCCTACTCCCCCGGCAAGCGCGTCCTCACCAAGATCAAGCACGCGCGGACGGCGGACTGCGTGGTCGCGGGGTTCCGGTGGCACGTCAAGACCGAGCCGGGGACGGCGGTCGGCTCGTTGCTGCTCGGGCTGCACGACGAGCGGGGCGTGCTGCACCACGTCGGGGTCGTCGGCTCGTTCCCGATGGCGCGGCGGCGGGCGCTGGTCGAGGAGCTGGCTGAGCTGCGGGTGAACGCCGCCGAGGGACACCCGTGGCTGGGCGAGCACACCGACCGCAGGCTGCCCGGCGGGGAGAACCGCTGGCGCAAGGGTGAGCAGGCGTGGGAGCCGCTGCGGCCGGAGCGGGTGCTGGAGATCTCCTACAGCCAGACCGAGGGCGCGCACCCGGCGCGGCTGCGGCACAACGGGCAGTTCGCGCGGTGGCGGCCGGACCGCGACGCGGCGTCCTGCCGCTACGACCAGTTGGAGCAGCCCGCGCGCTACGACCTGCCCTCGGTGCTCTCCGGCGAGGTCCGGCCGGCGGACTAG
- the hrpA gene encoding ATP-dependent RNA helicase HrpA, which yields MGTPVTKSPLTALADRLSEVMLRDERRLRRRIDGARRAKDRQALVERLSAEVEQAELRVARRRAAVPKITYPEQLPVSQRKDEILEAIRDHQVVIVAGETGSGKTTQIPKICLELGRGVRGLIGHTQPRRIAARTVSERVAEELGGEVGETVGYKVRFTDRGSDDTLVKLMTDGILLAELQNDRLLHQYDTLIIDEAHERSLNIDFILGYLKQLLPRRPDLKVVITSATIDPERFSRHFGDAPIVEVSGRTYPVEVRYRPLSDPDAPEEEDRDQVQGICDAVEELAMEGPGDVLVFLSGEREIRDTAEALEKLDMRDTEVLPLYARLSAAEQHRVFQAHRGRRVVLATNVAETSLTVPGIKYVVDPGTARISRYSHRLKVQRLPIEAISQASANQRKGRCGRVSEGICIRLYSEEDFESRPEFTEPEILRTNLASVILQMTSIGLGDIQAFPFLEPPDRRNISDGVQLLQELNALDTKEKKLTPIGRKLAQLPVDPRLGRMVLEAEDNGCAREVMIIAAALSIQDPRERPVDKQEAAAQQHARFRDPDSDFVTYLNLWNYLREQQKALSSNRFRKLCKAEFLNYLRVREWQDIDSQLRQVAKQLGITLNSEPADPLKVHTALLAGLLSHVGMKDPAKNEYFGARNAKFAIFPGSALFKKQPRWVMAAELVETTRLWGRVAAKIEPEWIEKLAGHLVKRNYSEPHWERKQGAVMALERVTLYGIPIVAGRKVNYGKVDPELCRELFIRHALVEGDWETGHKFFRTNRELLAEVEELEHRARRRDIVVDDETLFEFYDKRVGAEAISARHFDTWWKKTRRTQPDLLTFDRSMLINDRVGGVSDADYPDEWRYGDLRLKLTYQFEPGTDADGVTVHVPVAALNQLAPEPFSWQVPGLRKDLLTALLKSLPKALRRNFVPVPDYVNALLARLKPSDALLLAELETQLQALSGVAVAPDAWELDKVPDHLKITFRVVDEKGAKVAEDKDLTALKALLKSKVQRELSTAGNAVERSGLTDWTIGELPRTFTQQRSGYAVTAYPALVDEGSSVAVRMFETEDEQRRAMWLGTRRLLLLGAPSPIKLVHGRLSNQAKLTLSASPHGGVGALLADCAACAVDQLIAGGGGPAWNADGFGALRHKVRAELGNVMMDVLGHVQQIVAAWQAVQRALADAPDFPASREALADIRAQLSTLVGPGFVAATGSAQLPQLPRYLKAIEQRIGKLSTNAERDRDSMRAVHAVEQEYRELLAEVGDLPEVRRVRWMIEELRVSYFAQTLGTPYPVSDKRIYRAMDQI from the coding sequence ATGGGAACACCGGTCACGAAGTCTCCGCTGACAGCCCTGGCAGATCGTCTTTCCGAGGTGATGCTCCGCGACGAGCGCCGCCTGCGCCGTCGAATCGACGGGGCCCGCCGGGCCAAGGACCGCCAGGCGCTGGTCGAACGCCTCTCCGCCGAAGTCGAGCAGGCCGAGCTGCGCGTGGCGCGGCGGCGTGCCGCCGTTCCGAAGATCACCTACCCGGAACAGCTGCCGGTCAGCCAGCGCAAGGACGAGATCCTGGAGGCGATCCGGGACCACCAGGTGGTCATCGTGGCCGGGGAGACCGGCTCGGGGAAGACCACCCAGATCCCGAAGATCTGCCTGGAGCTGGGGCGCGGCGTGCGCGGGCTGATCGGGCACACCCAGCCGCGCCGGATCGCCGCGCGCACGGTCTCCGAGCGGGTCGCCGAGGAGCTGGGCGGCGAGGTCGGCGAGACGGTGGGCTACAAGGTCCGCTTCACCGACCGCGGCAGCGACGACACGCTGGTCAAGCTGATGACCGACGGCATCCTGCTGGCGGAGCTGCAGAACGACCGGCTGCTGCACCAGTACGACACGCTGATCATCGACGAGGCGCACGAGCGCAGCCTCAACATCGACTTCATCCTGGGCTACCTCAAGCAGCTGCTGCCGCGCCGCCCGGACCTCAAGGTGGTCATCACCTCCGCGACGATCGACCCGGAGCGGTTCTCCCGGCACTTCGGCGACGCGCCGATCGTGGAGGTCTCCGGGCGGACCTACCCGGTGGAGGTGCGCTACCGGCCGCTGTCCGACCCGGACGCGCCCGAGGAGGAGGACCGCGACCAGGTCCAGGGGATCTGCGACGCCGTCGAGGAGCTGGCGATGGAGGGGCCGGGCGACGTGCTCGTGTTCCTCAGCGGTGAGCGGGAGATCCGGGACACCGCGGAGGCGCTGGAGAAGCTCGACATGCGCGACACCGAGGTGCTGCCGCTGTACGCGCGGTTGTCCGCCGCCGAGCAGCACCGGGTGTTCCAGGCGCACCGCGGGCGGCGCGTCGTGCTGGCGACCAACGTCGCGGAGACCTCGCTGACCGTGCCCGGGATCAAGTACGTCGTGGACCCGGGCACCGCGCGGATCTCCCGGTACAGCCACCGGTTGAAGGTGCAGCGGCTGCCGATCGAGGCGATCTCGCAGGCGTCGGCCAACCAGCGCAAGGGCCGGTGCGGCCGCGTGTCGGAGGGCATCTGCATCCGGTTGTACTCCGAGGAGGACTTCGAGAGCCGCCCGGAGTTCACCGAGCCGGAGATCCTGCGCACCAACCTCGCCTCGGTGATCCTGCAGATGACCTCGATCGGGCTCGGCGACATCCAGGCGTTCCCGTTCCTGGAGCCGCCGGACCGGCGCAACATCTCCGACGGCGTGCAGCTGCTGCAGGAGCTGAACGCGTTGGACACCAAGGAGAAGAAGCTCACGCCGATCGGGCGCAAGCTCGCGCAGCTGCCGGTGGACCCCCGGCTGGGCCGGATGGTGCTGGAGGCCGAGGACAACGGCTGCGCGCGCGAGGTCATGATCATCGCGGCCGCGCTGTCCATTCAGGACCCTCGCGAGCGCCCGGTGGACAAGCAGGAGGCCGCGGCCCAGCAGCACGCGCGGTTCCGCGACCCCGACTCGGACTTCGTCACCTACCTGAACCTGTGGAACTACCTGCGCGAGCAGCAGAAGGCGTTGTCCTCCAACAGGTTCCGCAAGCTGTGCAAGGCGGAGTTCCTGAACTACCTGCGGGTGCGGGAGTGGCAGGACATCGACAGCCAGCTGCGCCAGGTGGCCAAGCAGCTCGGGATCACGCTCAACAGCGAGCCGGCCGACCCGCTCAAGGTGCACACGGCGCTGCTGGCCGGGCTGCTCTCGCACGTGGGCATGAAGGACCCGGCGAAGAACGAGTACTTCGGCGCGCGCAACGCCAAGTTCGCGATCTTCCCCGGCTCGGCGCTGTTCAAGAAGCAGCCGAGGTGGGTGATGGCGGCCGAGCTCGTCGAGACGACGCGGCTGTGGGGCCGGGTGGCGGCGAAGATCGAGCCGGAGTGGATCGAGAAGCTGGCCGGGCACCTGGTCAAGCGCAACTACAGCGAGCCGCACTGGGAGCGCAAGCAGGGCGCGGTGATGGCGCTGGAGCGGGTCACGCTCTACGGCATCCCGATCGTGGCCGGGCGCAAGGTGAACTACGGCAAGGTCGATCCTGAGCTGTGCCGCGAGCTGTTCATCCGGCACGCGCTCGTCGAGGGCGACTGGGAGACCGGCCACAAGTTCTTCCGCACCAACCGGGAACTGCTGGCCGAGGTCGAGGAGCTGGAGCACCGGGCGCGGCGGCGGGACATCGTCGTCGACGACGAGACGCTGTTCGAGTTCTACGACAAGCGGGTCGGGGCCGAGGCGATCTCCGCGCGGCACTTCGACACCTGGTGGAAGAAGACCCGGCGGACCCAGCCGGACCTGCTGACCTTCGACCGCTCGATGCTGATCAACGATCGGGTCGGCGGGGTCAGCGACGCCGACTACCCCGACGAGTGGCGCTACGGCGACCTGCGGTTGAAGCTGACCTACCAGTTCGAGCCCGGCACCGACGCGGACGGCGTCACCGTGCACGTGCCGGTGGCGGCGCTCAACCAGCTGGCGCCAGAGCCGTTCAGCTGGCAGGTTCCCGGTCTGCGCAAGGACCTGCTGACCGCGCTGCTGAAGTCGCTGCCGAAGGCGTTGCGGCGCAACTTCGTCCCGGTGCCGGACTACGTGAACGCGTTGCTGGCGCGACTGAAGCCGTCGGACGCGCTGCTGCTGGCCGAGCTGGAGACGCAGTTGCAGGCGCTGAGCGGGGTCGCGGTGGCGCCGGACGCGTGGGAGCTGGACAAGGTCCCGGACCACCTCAAGATCACCTTCCGGGTGGTCGACGAGAAGGGCGCCAAGGTCGCCGAGGACAAGGACCTCACGGCGCTGAAGGCCCTGTTGAAGTCCAAGGTGCAGCGCGAGCTGTCCACGGCGGGCAACGCGGTCGAGCGGAGCGGGCTCACCGACTGGACGATCGGCGAGCTGCCGAGGACCTTCACCCAGCAGCGGTCCGGGTACGCGGTCACCGCGTACCCGGCGCTGGTGGACGAGGGTTCCAGCGTCGCGGTGCGGATGTTCGAGACCGAGGACGAGCAGCGGCGCGCGATGTGGCTCGGCACGCGGCGGTTGCTGCTGCTCGGGGCGCCGTCGCCGATCAAGCTCGTGCACGGGCGGCTGTCCAACCAGGCCAAGCTGACGCTGAGCGCGAGCCCGCACGGCGGGGTCGGCGCGCTGCTCGCGGACTGCGCCGCGTGCGCGGTGGACCAGCTGATCGCCGGTGGCGGCGGCCCGGCGTGGAACGCCGACGGTTTCGGGGCGTTGCGGCACAAGGTCCGCGCGGAGCTGGGCAATGTGATGATGGACGTGCTCGGGCACGTGCAGCAGATCGTGGCGGCGTGGCAGGCCGTGCAGCGCGCTCTGGCCGACGCGCCGGACTTCCCCGCCTCTCGTGAGGCGCTGGCGGACATCCGGGCGCAACTGTCCACTTTGGTCGGTCCGGGTTTCGTGGCGGCGACCGGGTCCGCTCAGCTGCCGCAGCTGCCCCGCTACCTGAAGGCGATCGAGCAGCGGATCGGGAAGCTGTCGACGAACGCGGAGCGGGACCGGGACTCGATGCGCGCCGTGCACGCGGTGGAGCAGGAGTACCGCGAACTGCTCGCCGAGGTCGGGGACCTCCCGGAGGTGCGGCGGGTGCGGTGGATGATCGAGGAGCTGCGGGTCAGCTACTTCGCGCAGACGCTGGGCACCCCGTACCCCGTCTCCGACAAGCGGATCTACCGCGCCATGGACCAGATCTGA
- a CDS encoding alpha/beta hydrolase, producing MPRGRAAFSTTAVALVVAAVGAACTVGPSNRPAVVHDGDAPPVIAPPSGAAPVAVRPLGAPEGARMSWSDCTSQTRFRLGDAAGTSMRFECARVTNNLDSPSRPGRGTTRIAVLKAGTGPVPLVVVNDINGEPGTLFAARLAQKLGPEVMGTFSLVGVDRRGTGESEHLQCVPEAIRQRMIGFDPTAKDGTKINELLEIAREASQECMLDLDEQLPANDTWRGASDLNKVRELLGMQHLHAIGSGEGSRVLTVFAERFGDKAGRIVLDGSPDPTADGIGLAQAKAAAAEATFAEFAADCAKRGCALGADPRKAVTDLLAKLNEKSLTSSDGIAVNGGSVMFALVSALGDRSAWPALGDALGKAAAGDPAPVAALLAPVIKNKGSVSSRFDGTLITSCNDTTVRIPPDRAAQLIKEWSGRSPLFGPVFSQRLMWCGPWPVPSQPLPPVRAAGAGPMVVLNTAADPVTPPEGTKRTAEQLPGAALVTWQSSGHGALTGSGCVGTALKDYLVDGKMPANATVCPP from the coding sequence GTGCCACGAGGTAGGGCCGCGTTCAGCACCACGGCGGTCGCACTGGTCGTGGCGGCGGTCGGCGCCGCGTGCACGGTGGGGCCGTCGAACCGGCCCGCGGTGGTGCACGACGGGGACGCCCCGCCGGTGATCGCCCCACCGTCGGGGGCGGCGCCCGTGGCGGTGCGGCCGCTCGGTGCGCCGGAGGGTGCGCGGATGAGCTGGTCGGACTGCACCAGCCAGACCCGGTTCCGGCTCGGTGACGCGGCGGGGACCTCGATGCGCTTCGAGTGCGCGCGGGTGACCAACAACCTGGACTCGCCGAGCAGGCCGGGGCGGGGCACGACGCGGATCGCGGTGCTCAAGGCCGGGACGGGACCGGTGCCGCTGGTGGTGGTCAACGACATCAACGGCGAGCCGGGCACGTTGTTCGCGGCACGGCTGGCGCAGAAGCTGGGGCCCGAGGTGATGGGCACGTTCTCGCTGGTCGGGGTGGACCGCAGGGGCACGGGCGAGTCGGAGCACCTGCAGTGCGTCCCGGAGGCGATCCGGCAGCGCATGATCGGCTTCGACCCGACGGCCAAGGACGGGACGAAGATCAACGAGCTGCTGGAGATCGCCAGGGAGGCCTCCCAGGAGTGCATGCTCGACCTGGACGAGCAGCTGCCCGCGAACGACACCTGGCGCGGCGCCTCGGACCTGAACAAGGTCCGCGAGCTGCTGGGCATGCAGCACCTGCACGCGATCGGCAGCGGTGAGGGCTCGCGGGTGCTGACCGTGTTCGCCGAGCGGTTCGGCGACAAGGCGGGGCGGATCGTGCTGGACGGTTCGCCGGACCCCACGGCGGACGGGATCGGGCTGGCGCAGGCGAAGGCGGCCGCCGCGGAGGCGACGTTCGCGGAGTTCGCCGCGGACTGCGCGAAGCGGGGCTGCGCGCTGGGCGCCGATCCGCGCAAGGCGGTGACCGATCTGCTGGCCAAGCTCAACGAGAAGTCGCTGACCAGCTCCGACGGGATCGCGGTGAACGGCGGTTCGGTGATGTTCGCGCTGGTCTCCGCGCTGGGCGACCGGTCCGCGTGGCCCGCGCTCGGCGATGCGCTGGGCAAGGCGGCCGCCGGGGACCCGGCCCCGGTCGCGGCGCTGCTGGCGCCGGTGATCAAGAACAAGGGTTCGGTGAGCTCGCGCTTCGACGGGACGCTGATCACCTCGTGCAACGACACCACGGTGCGCATCCCGCCGGACCGGGCGGCCCAGCTGATCAAGGAGTGGAGCGGCAGGAGCCCGCTGTTCGGGCCGGTGTTCAGCCAGCGGCTGATGTGGTGCGGGCCGTGGCCGGTGCCGAGCCAGCCGCTGCCGCCGGTGCGGGCGGCCGGTGCCGGGCCGATGGTGGTGCTCAACACCGCGGCGGACCCGGTGACCCCGCCGGAGGGCACCAAGCGGACCGCGGAGCAGCTGCCCGGGGCGGCGCTGGTGACCTGGCAGAGCAGCGGGCACGGTGCGCTCACCGGCAGCGGGTGCGTCGGCACCGCGCTGAAGGACTACCTGGTGGACGGGAAGATGCCCGCGAACGCGACGGTGTGCCCGCCGTAG